A window of Bactrocera dorsalis isolate Fly_Bdor chromosome 4, ASM2337382v1, whole genome shotgun sequence genomic DNA:
GTTTTTTCTACGTGACAAATTCCAAATCCAGCACACCACCTCGCTAGGAGGCGAGTAATATAGagctttatatgcatttataaagaTAATCGCTTGCTTCAAGGCCGAGGCCCAGCCGCATctctggtgaacagacgctgactTCAGCGAAGCCATAAACCGAATATGTCGGAGTAGTTCCGTTTCCATGGTGCGCGGCGAGGAACCAAGAGTAGGAGTTGAGTATAGCCCTAAAACTGTAACTGCTTACCCAGAAACATGAATATACccaaaaattttatactacCATATATTTGGAACTTCGAATCAAAGtcggaattaaaaataaataaatattcgcaACCCTGTTGGGAACAATAATCGGCGCCAACAAACTATTATAATATTGTTAAACTAGCTCACTCATCGTCTTATAGTTCTTAAACTCTATAGAAGGCTCTGACTGACCATAAATATAAGTTAAGATTAGAATTTTTTCaccttaattttattaagtcattataataaaaaataattaaacattattttgaaatatttaaagtgaTATGTCAGCCCACACCTCACACTGAGTTTTTCGTTTGCTTGTTATTGACGTAGTTATGCAATCACGCTGAACTTTGACGCGCTTATCAATTGCATTTTATTGATCTCATACAATAACTTTCACATTCATATTCatgtgtttaaacaaaaaatatgtattatatattatattgtattagtgCGGGATACTTGGTTTATTCTGCATTCACCAGAAAAAAGTAGGAACCGTAAAGAGGAGAGGTGGACTACTAATTTTCGAagtaaatgttgaaaatatagCTGAAGTAGCTCATTATATGACACAAATTGGAAACAAGCAAGGGGAGGACTAATTTCGACTTAAAccgcacttttttttttactcttgcagcttgcaagaatcaaagccggctaaataccttcaggtgttggcaaaactttatataaaaaaatgttgtgaaagaattcaacattcattattcGACAAAATCGTAATGGTAtatcaatcaaatttggtatttaATTGAGTTATAACGAGGCTCGTAGACGCAATTAGTTTTATGACTATATTTTACTTCCCGTCAGCGaacattatattaaaatcaaccCTGAATAAGTTATATCTTACATAAACTTAATCGAAGAGGCTAAATTTATTATACTAGGTTGATGCAAAAAACGTCGGACAAAGGATTGAAACTCATTATTTTAGGAATATGAAATATGGACTAAGGTCTAAACTAATTCCAATCATATAAAACGCTAAACcaaattattttcaagaaaGCTTGTCTACTTAATTTTACGAAAACATCagtttaaccctttcagccccaaaggactttttaaaggatgtcaaacatatatagaagttgcttataagcaacttcggggctgaaaaGGTTAAGGAAATATTGGAAACATGGAAATTACTATATAGAATATATTGGAAACGTATGCTATGAAAAatgtatccattttaggcatTAAACTGCGCCggttattagaaaaacacgatcattcaattttattaagataacttacATAATTgccgatatatatatatgtatagggtgaagtccatacaaaatttaaaaatatttttattaaataaatgaattattgatccgattcaaccaatttttgacatacaggcaTAATACTATCAGAAAAAGATTCCCACCGAAATTCTATAATATGTCTTATAGCTTAACCTATACTTTCAATAAAGAGTTCCCAATAGGAACTAGGATCCACATATTTGTTATCTGGAGGCTGGTTTTGATCCCACTTGGACAATTTTGGGTCATAAGGTGGCCCACCTCAAGGCTCTATTTGTGCAAACTCTTAGCTTGATAATTGATTAATTCTCGATTTGTAAACTGGGAAGTGACAGattcagatggaatttaaaattgttcaaTCAGGGAAGGAGGCCTGTTTTATGTtcttattttacatattttcgcaCTGTAATGTAGGAATTTCAGAATCTATCCAGTAAAATCGGTCGAGTAAGACTCGAGGTATGGGTTTTTGTTTAAGTGTGGGTGGTGCCACACCCATCTACAGTATCGAACTACTTGTGGTGCCAAAACACCAAGTTTCATCAGGATAtcataatttttactcaagtttttCGACCGTCAAAAATTAAGAAGCTTTGCTGCTGACCATTTCCCATTGTAGACTGTTTTAATTTGCATTATATGGACATTTTTAATTTACGCGCGAgcccaaaaaattaatattaagctTTTTCAATCTTTAAAAGCAGAGAGAAGTGTTTACATGACAGTTTTTAGATTTTACATTTCCGAGAAAAGtatcatttttattaaagcCATGctacttttttctgttttattcaACGTTAAGTTAAAAACCACATCAGTCATATATCGAAAGAATGCACCTCTTTGTTCATAGGTTTTGGATTTTATCTCAGTGTAAACTCCGTtcaaacatacaagtatgtacctATGCCCATTTTTTGTTGAAGGGTTTCTTTGCAGACCAGTGTAGTTTAAAAGTATAGTAAAACAGTAGTACTACTACTAACCTAGGTTAATCTAATCTAAATACTCATAAAGACATCAGGTATACTAGGGCTTAATGGAAAATTTCATACAATCTCACGAACTAAATCTTATCactgtttacaaaaaaaaatatatatatagtatatacgagtatagttaTACGTTGCTCTGCATGATATTTCAAGCTATTAGGATATTAAACACATTATTTAATCACAAATACTAAATCAATTTCCTTATTCTTTAATGTGAAATATCCTCAATTTTTTAGAATCAATAGGTGAGCCAATATTTAATCGCAAGTTATGTGGTGGCATTCGTAGGTTAAGCCGgcgatttcaaaaaattcaacagAATGTTTGActgcttcgtcaggatcggtaACAATGTCattcgatttgaacaatttctcaTTGCCGGGCAATGACCGTTGTGTTTAAAAGGgtgaatatcaatattttttgcagcTAAAATAGCTCGTTCACGAAGCCAAACATGATTAGCATAAATCAAAAGCAATTATATGGAGCATTAATGTATTTTCGTATAGCCAAATTAATttagtatattaaaattataattgagaAACCAGTTTTTGCCTTCCGCACAGCTGGCTGCTAGATTAAAGATAAGCCCGCAATTGTTCAAATAACTCCTGTGCTAATTTAATCAACACATGTGAACattgtatagaaaaaatttaaaaatattacttcaaTTACACACTATATTTGCACTAATTACAACCTACTATACgcgtattatttttataatacaaatatgcGAAGTTTTAGACATGCGAAGTCGTAGATCATTTAATTCAACTCCAAACTCAAGTAGCTCAAAGAGGTTTGTTTGATTGCCAGCGATTGCTGGTTCCCATACTTCTACAGGCTTTTTTTAAGGATTATCTAAGCACTCTTAATCGTAGAAAGTGACTTTTCACCAATTTATCACACACCAATTGTGTCGCTTTTGGAAAAATAGTTATTCATTCTTTTGCGTTGATGTTGTCGCCTTCATAAGTCAATAGTCCACAATCGATATCATGACCTGCTTGCACTTCTTCTAATCCTCGAAACTCTGCCCAAACTCGATATTTGGGAAAGCCTTCAGTTATTTCAGTCATTTCATCCATGTACCGACTTCAAGTGAATTTTTACCAAATAAACAACTACATTTTGAATGGAAAACTATTGTCTATCTGTGTGAATTTTATCCTTAATTTCAATGATTTCACTTCACCCAACTCTTactcaattttgtttatttactaaataatCCTTAGGAAAGCTCATTTAGTTTCAACTTCAATCTATCTTAAACCAATAGCATAATTTTCGAATGACTATAAATCAGTCTATAGTAATTTGCCAAGCTGCACTGGTAGCAAGATTATCAAGCACAATCAAATCGCACTTGGTGTGTGAATGTGTCTACAGTAGGCAAACGAATATTTTCtacgtaagcagtgtctacgcggttatagccgagttttcaacagcgcgccagtctttcttctttttcgctgcTTGGTGCCAATTTGAGATCCCAAGcgtagccagatccttctccatctggtcttctcaatggagtggagatcttcctcttcctctgttccCTCCTCcgccgggtactgcgtcgacTTTCAGGCGAACGAAACAAGGTTCggctattttagtttttgtgacatacacatattaaagaaaatagcAGACAAACTTGCAAACTTGCCCACAGGAGAAACATgaggaaaagaaaataagaaacagATAATGATATACAACAccaaaagattaaaaaatggTATAAAATAACAGGATTTTTTACAGTACACTGGTGACAGAATGCACAGgattaaggcccttggatccatgctTCTTAATAGGGATCAGATCGCCTTAATACCATTTAGCCGTATATTGAAATCCATCACTGTTCCGGGGCTATGGGAATCTTTTTGACTTaggggagggcacaatagactcTAAGTCTCGATGCAAACCCCATTTATTATCTATTTATGCACAATTTAGAGATGAGCTTTGACGAAACTTGTCGCTTCTGTAAGCTGTGTGGAAAAGCGCACATAATGTTAGAATAGGATGCTGCGGCTAAAAGAAGGCTGCCGCCTCCTCCGCCGAGGAGTCATGCAGCCAAAGAAAAGTCACATTAAATACATCAACCCTTCAAACCTCCTAAAATTTCCAAGACTTTTtcttatagtaaatatattttagccTAAGTAGTGCTTAACTACGTTTCACTTAAATCAAAAAACTCAACTTTCATTTCGTCATTTATTAAATAGATCTAATATTACTCATATTTTTCACCCGAAAAAGATtatataaaatcatttaaagTTTTGCTTTGTATGCCTTGCTTTATCTATGGTCTtcattcactttttataaatttttttatggtatCTTCACATCTCACctgttatttaaataaaaatacggGATTAGTAGAAGGGCTGCCACGCATCACGCCAATCCTCTCGAATGAAGTCGGCTGCCTTTTCGGCAATCATAATCGTAGCCGCATTTGTATTTGCGCTGGGCACTTTGGGCATTATGCTAGCATCGACCACACGCAAATTGTTCACACCGCGTAGACTTAAACGTGGATCCACACAGCTGGTGTGATCGGTTGCGGGCGCCATTTTCACCGCGCCCGACTGATGATAGGTGGTGgaagagaaatattttatgtaacaaCGCCAATAGTCATCGCTCTGCAACTCAAAAGTGTCGCACTCAGCGATTGTAGGCAGTACTAGGCTAGCATTCATTGCTCTATAGGCTGCGGTCTTCAATAGTTGCTCTTGGAAGCGTATGGCGCGCAGTAGCGTGGCCACATCTTCCGCATCATTGAAGTAGTTATGTGTTAATATTGGAGAATCCTTGTAATCCACGCTGCGCAGCCGTAAATTTCCGCTGGATTTTGGTGTTGAGAGTATATTAAACATGCCCAAAATATCGGAAACCTCTATAGCGATGCGTATTTGTGCTTTAAAGTACTCGTTGATGCTAAGACCATGAAGAAATATTTCCAGGCCAGCGAAATCGCCACGACGCACAATGAAATGATGAAATTCCACGTCGGGATATGGGCTGTTTTTAAGCGTGTTGATGAAACCGGTGAGTGAGGCTGTGCCGTGTGATGTTAGTGGTCCGCTACGATGTATGAGATAATTGTAAGTGCTATCGAAGCTATCTTGAGGCGTAAGTTTATATGCTACACCTTCGTTCAGTTTTAAGAAAGTCACAACCTGTGCGTGATCATTCAGATTATCACCGATTGGCAAATCATGCACGAGTGGTATCTGCATTGTCTTTAAGTGCGCTGCCGGTCCAACGCCAGACAGCATTAAAAGTTTTGGTGATTCAATTGCACCCGCCGACAAAACCAGCTCCTTACCAACACTCACGcgcatttttctttcatttcgcACAGTGAAGCTAACGGATCGTACATTTCTACCACTCTTGTCGAAATTCAGTTTGGTCACGTGTGCATTTTTAATCACTTGCAAGTTTGGGCGCTTAGCAGCACTCGCCAAATGCCCCTTGCTTGGACTCATGCGACGCCCATTCATTATTGTACCCGGTAAGTTGGAGTACCCGGTCTCACTGCCATCGGCGAATAAGTGTACACGTGGTATGCCCAGTTCTGCGGTGCCTGCATAGATCATTTGTTCTATATCCGGATCGTTGACTGGAAATGCACTGAGTGTTACATAGCCCTTCGGATGCGTATTATTACCTACTGGACcgactgaacgttcaaaatatGGCAGCACATCGTTCCAACCCCAACCTATATTACCGGCCTGAGCCCAGCTGTCGTAATCACCGCGATGCCCACGCACATATAGCATACCATTAACACCACCCGAGCCACCAATCATTTTACCACGCGGCCAATAACAGCGCCGATCAACCAAACCCCAGCAAGCCTTGTTGCTATATTCAGTCAAGTAATTCCAAGTGGCATTTGTGTGctccaaagaaaataaaacaccgGGCACCTATGGGAATGTGGGCGATAAGAGAGCTGTTCTATTCTAATTTTTGTATATGCGCACCTCAGATTCTTGCGGCGGATCACCGCCTGCCTCCAACACCAACACTTTCCACGCTGGATTCTCGCTTAACCGACTGGCTATTACTGAGCCTGCCGAACCTGCGCCAACCACCACAAAATCATACTCATCTGGCTCAGTGCGTCCCAGCAATGCATTAGCGTAGTCCGGTGGCCACAACTCGGGCGGCGAGATAGCGCATTGGGCCGCGAGGAGCGCTTGTATTAACGCGCTGACCATAGTATTGAAGGGACCAATACTCTGTGCGGCGCACTGAGCTTCCAACAGCGGCAGCGGCATTCTTCGCTAGCAACCGGTTTTACTAAGACGATTGATAAGCAAAGTAATTCGTAATAATGATTTATAAATAGCACTTTTTAGACACCTGTTGCTGCGTAATTAATTAAGTTATCATACGTATCTTCCCACTCACATTGACCCGGAGACTACTGAGGGGCACCGCAGTGCAACGGCCTTAAATGATGCTGTTTAAACTCGCTAAAGcgtgaaaattttatatgtaaatgagtTTCTTATGCTTGTATTCAAACACTCTTAGATATTTTCGTTTTATCCAGCGGCAATTTAGCTTGGAAACTGGCGGAGCGTATCACATGCGTTTCGCTTTATATAACAGACCCGTGTGCAAGCTTTTAATTGCCCTTTTTTCAAGTCATTGCTTTAATGCAATTTGTGTCAATGCCTGCTTACTTACAttaattaatttcctttttaagattttttgcaCAAAACCTTACACTGAAACAGTGCTTGTTGAGTTGCAGTTGAAGAAAATAGCGCAGATTCATTAAAAGTGCTTATCTCGCAATTGCCTTCCGATCTTTGGATGTAAGGCTTTTGGTGTTATTATTAGTAATAAATACACTTAAgtgctaaaaataaaagaagaagcaTTGGTGATGTTTCAATATTATTAGAGTTTCTCTCGATAACGAAAGCTACTGAAGTTttttatagatacatatgtgagtaattattttaatgacTGAGGAGATCTCCGCAGTTAGTGCCGCTAAAATTGTCCTCTTTTGTCAAGTGAGGTAGGACAGTAATTAAAAAAGACCAGAGtcccaaaacatttttttttggaaatctcTTCAGCTGGTTAAGAAGCTATTCATGACATCCTTCTTTTATGCAAACCCTCAAACGTTAATGAGTACAGTTACAAACCCTTAATGATCTTGTCCAAAAGTTTGCAAAATGCTTCAGTATCTCAAATTAAGGTTAAATTGTATAGTTTTTAGGAATAGCCATACTTTTTAGATTGACTATGTCATAATATATACACTAGTACGAATTCATTATCATTGGGTTGGAGGACTATCCGATACTATAATGCAAAAGTAGCAGTAATCGACTATAGATAATAGGGTAATTTTGCATGTGGCCAATCATTAACCACACGCCTGTTCATTGCGATGCCCAGAACTGGATCAAAAGACCATCGGGAAACACAAAGAACCAGCCATAAAAATATTGAGCCAGACAATATCTAACTCAGCCAATTCGTCGGGTTCATAAAAAGTATGGCAACCGAGATGTCTTTCTCTAGTCTAGTGAAAGCAGGACAGTGGAGGTGAAAATGTCTAGATATAGCACAGTATCCGATTAGGGCACCTAACATTGCGGTCATATGGACCttgctaaaaattaataaaaagtcgTATGCAAAATTCCTCATCTTGCTTTGAGAAATGCGTTTTTGTGCTAATATCGGTCGATGACGCAATACTTGTTGTGAGCAGAGAAGTTGCACAGTGAATCCAACGTCGTTTTTTGGTTACGACACtcacttaaaaaatgtaaatcacGGAGGATAACGTAACAAATGTCCACAGTCTTGAACTGGTAGACCTTACATTTAAGCCccgcgatatacatacatagttaagCTAATAGACATTTGCAAGATAAATAGCAGAACCGCAGTCCTGTTGGATCTTCTGCACTCATTCCCATACCGAAATAGATaatgtttcataaataaaatatattccttAAGATGTCTATTTTAAAAGACAATAtgcataagaaaaatatatttgagatcGTTACAGACTCCATTCCAAACAATTCTTCTAAACCAAAATTTTGTGAGTAAAATCATAGGTTCAAATATCCGGTCTCACTGCCTTCAGTGAATAAGTGGACGCGGGGTATGCCCAACTCTGTACTCCCTGCATAGATCATTTGTTCTAACTCCGGATCGGTGACTGGAAATGCACTGAGTTTTACGTAGCCCTGTGAGTGGGTGTCATTACCAACGGGACGCACTGAGCGTTCAAAATGCGGCGACACATCGTCCCAACCTCAGCCTACATTGCCAGCCCAACGGTCGTAATCGTGGCAAATGCCACGAACATAAAGCATGCCGTTAACAGCTCCTGAGCTGCCAATCATTTTACCTCGTGGCCAATAACAACGCTGTTCAAAAAAGCCCAAGCAAGCCTTATCCTATATTCAGTAAAATAGTTCCAAGTGGCATTTATGTGCTGCAAAGCGAGATAATATACGGTCCCtatgaaaatgtgaaattaaagaGCTGCTTCATTGAAATTAGTTGACAAACCCACTTCAGACTCTTGTCGCTGCCTGTCTCCAACGCCAAAACTTTCCAGTTTGGATTCTCGCTCAGCCGACTGGCCATCACTGAACCCGCTGAGCCCGCACCTACCACCATAAAATCATACGTGTCCAAACCATGTTCCAATGCATGAACTGCGCAGTCTTTTGGCGACAGCTTGGGTAATGAGATTTCACACTGTGCGACCAACAGAATCTGGATTAGCATGGTCACCAAGTTGTTGAAAGTGCCGACGCTTTGTGCAGCGCATTGATTGCCCTGTAGATTTGACATGGTGACTCTGTGTGCTCATCACTTCCTCCAAATATAACATCTTTTTACTTTTACCCTTTAATATAATatctatattttatatgaagtgAATCGTGGATTAGCGTGGTCACCAAGTTGTTGAACTCAGTAGGGCTGACATTATGATGAATTAATGCTGAAATAATTATAGTGTGTactcattattttatttgtgtgtaGTTTAACCTCCAATATTTGCAGTAATTGACCTATTAGATTTGCccttcaaaataatatatttaatttgaaataaatcgaGGCGTCTCTAACTAGGACCAATACATTGTTAAAGACTACCTTCGTTGCGCTTTGCTGAGGATTTTAAACTAGC
This region includes:
- the LOC105233487 gene encoding glucose dehydrogenase [FAD, quinone], translated to MPLPLLEAQCAAQSIGPFNTMVSALIQALLAAQCAISPPELWPPDYANALLGRTEPDEYDFVVVGAGSAGSVIASRLSENPAWKVLVLEAGGDPPQESEVPGVLFSLEHTNATWNYLTEYSNKACWGLVDRRCYWPRGKMIGGSGGVNGMLYVRGHRGDYDSWAQAGNIGWGWNDVLPYFERSVGPVGNNTHPKGYVTLSAFPVNDPDIEQMIYAGTAELGIPRVHLFADGSETGYSNLPGTIMNGRRMSPSKGHLASAAKRPNLQVIKNAHVTKLNFDKSGRNVRSVSFTVRNERKMRVSVGKELVLSAGAIESPKLLMLSGVGPAAHLKTMQIPLVHDLPIGDNLNDHAQVVTFLKLNEGVAYKLTPQDSFDSTYNYLIHRSGPLTSHGTASLTGFINTLKNSPYPDVEFHHFIVRRGDFAGLEIFLHGLSINEYFKAQIRIAIEVSDILGMFNILSTPKSSGNLRLRSVDYKDSPILTHNYFNDAEDVATLLRAIRFQEQLLKTAAYRAMNASLVLPTIAECDTFELQSDDYWRCYIKYFSSTTYHQSGAVKMAPATDHTSCVDPRLSLRGVNNLRVVDASIMPKVPSANTNAATIMIAEKAADFIREDWRDAWQPFY